A region of the Mangifera indica cultivar Alphonso chromosome 10, CATAS_Mindica_2.1, whole genome shotgun sequence genome:
TCACGGGAACTTCACTGCCACCGCCAGCGCCACCGGGAGCGGGCGGCTTGACGATATATCTGGCGGGTGGACAGGGACAGGTGGTGGGAGGGAGGGTAGTGGGGCCTTTGACTGCTTCAGGCCCGGTGGTTTTGATAGCGGCAACATTTGCAAACGCAGTGTATGATAGGTTACCACTGGAGGAAGATGAATCACCTGGACAAGTTCAACCTGCGGCCTCTCAGTCATCTGGAGTGACAGGCGCTGGAGGGCAATTTGGCGACGGAGGAAACAATTCCTGCGGTGGAGGGAGAGGCGTTCCTTTCTATAATTTGGGAGTGAATATGGGAAATAATTATCCTCCTCTCCCTGGTGATGGTTTTGGCTGGGGCAGTGGAACTGCAGCTGGTAATACTACAAGGCCAACATTCTAGCAATAAGTTTGAAAGAAGGAGAAATGACACTACTTGTCACTGAGAAATACAGTACAGATCATAAATTCCTCTAAAATTAGagctaaatgaaaaaaaagaggaaTGAAGAAGATCCATTTACGTATATAGGGCTTGAAGCTTCTGAATCACTAAGTTTCAAATTCATATGTACAAATTATtatgataacattttaaattttgctcTATTTCTGTTGATGATCTATATATATAGCCTCTGCATCAATAATTTCTTCTTCCACTAAGCTTTACGGAAGAAGAGGTAGGCAAGGAAAGTTCTAATGTCCGTAAACTTCTAGCTGATAATATTACTAACAATGCTATGTACATAATTcgtatacacaaataatatatcattatatgattcagtgttattttatttttaatttaaagtcatttaatcatatgatgatacatcatataTGCACATGAATTTGTGCTAAgaataagtacacatagttttattgtaatattatacCGATGCATATTTAGGAATGTTGTGTGTATACAAATTTAAGTTTACAATTcttaaatgatgtgtcatcgtATGATTGAATAtcgttttattcttaatttaaaaattttcaattatattatgacataatatCTAGATACCTAATTGGGTATTCAAaactagatatatatatttttattgattatatattcaTGCCTAAGAATTAATGAGTTTTTGGGACACCTTCCATGCATATGCTTTGACATTTTCCCCTACTGGTTCAAGGTTGTGCCAAATGTTCTGGTAACATGTTGATCAGTTTTCTAAAGGCTAATAAATCTCTTATCATTAATATGATTAATCAGTCTTCATTAGTACTCTCTTCTTAATTTCTTACCCTTTTCTATCTCACATTCACTGTCCAACTTAATGGCATGGATTTACTtatatgagcaatattatgagcactcaattttgagtatttaattaaatattcagataatgtgttatcatgtgattgaatgttacgttatccttaatttaaagtcactcaatcacaaaataaaacatcatttaaatactcaattaggTACTTAAAATTGGGTACctagttttattattatgtatttgaataattttaaatgggCAATACTATACGTaccattttaaatacacaaatatgtacacatttatatgtgttattacatgattaagtattgttttacccttaattcaaaatcattcaatcacataataatatgtataagtgtgtacacatttgtgtatctaaattaaatatacataattttattgattttaaattagggataaaaatattattcaatcacatcaCATAATGACTTATTAACATTTATACCCATAGTTGCATTTATTATtagtacgtataatattacttatatcgGATCCCTCACAATTTGATCTTTAGCGGAATCATAGATTATTGGATTCCACTCATAGATTCTTGATTGAAGAACAAGCATGCATGGATATACAAATTTAAGGTATGAATTttcttaaatacaaaaattaattaataagaggCATTTTGATGGCCAtcaattcatcaaaataaatatagtgGTTGCCATTGAAAACGTTACatggcaaaaagaaaaaaaagcctGCAGTTGTCAATGGTGAAAATTTTTCGTGGACATGGAAGAAAGTCTAGAAATAACAATCTCCTTAAAATTCGTAAAACCAGCCTCGTATCAGACTTGGTCTCTCACCATAAAtcagtttctttctttcaatattgtTTCTTATGTGCCTTCCCAATTTTGTGTCTGTCCCTAGGAATATGGTGGAACAGGTTTCATCATCATGAACCCGCCCTACATTCATCTTCACTTCTCTTCTTCAACCTCCCATTAATTatgaattacattttcatcACTCTGCAACATATGATTGTGATTAAACTCTAGCTCGGAACAGACAAACTTTCAATTGCAATGGCTTCTAAGAAAAAAGATGGTGGGAGTACTAAGGATTCTAACCAATCTGTGAAATTTGCTAGAAGAACTTCAAGTGGGCGATATATCAGTCTGTCGAGAGAAGATCTTGATATGTCTGGTGAGATGTCAGGAGATTACACGAATTATACCGTCCACATTCCTCCAACTCCTGACAACCAACCCATGGATTCCTCTGTGGCTGTTAAGGCTGAAGAGCAATATGTATCTAATTCTCTGTTTACGGGTGGATTCAATAGTGTTACACGTGCCCATCTTATGGACAAGGTGATTGAGTCCGAGGTCACTCATCCTCAGATGGCCGGAGCAAAAGGTTCTTCCTGTTCCATGCCTGCTTGTGATGGCAAGGCCATGAAGGATGAGAGAGGAAATGATATTATTCCTTGTGCCTGCAGGTATCAATTCATTTGATTAAAAAGCTCATCAGGTTCAGCACACAATAATAATGATGTAAAAATGTTTCTTTTCCAGGTTCAAAATATGCAGAGATTGTTACCTGGATGCTCAAAAGGAAAATGGGCTGTGTCCAGGTTGCAAGGAGCCTTATAAAGTTGGCGACTATGACGATGATGTTCCGGATTTTTCAAATGGAGCACTGCCATTGCCAGCTCCAAAAGGGAATAACATGACCATGACGAAGAGGAACCAAAATGGAGAATTTGATCACAATAGATGGTTGTTCGAGACAAATGGTACTTACGGATATGGTAATGCATTTTGGCCTCAAGACAATATGTACGGTGATGGAGAAGACGACAGGTTCAGGGGTGGTATTCCAGACAATTCTGATAAGCCATGGAAGCCCCTTAGTAGGGTATTGCCAGTCCCTCCAGCTATCCTCAGCCCCTACAGGTCAACTTAATTGGTTAACGTGATATGATTAATGATAATGTACAGACTTGATTATActaaatgaatcaaattaatgattaatctttgtttctttttttctttggtccTTGCCTGCAGGCTGTTAATTTTTATTCGTGGAGTGGTGTTGACATTTTTCTTGCACTGGAGACTAACACATCCAAATCCTGATGCAATATGGTTGTGGGCAATGTCAATTACTTGCGAGATATGGTTTGCTTTCTCTTGGATTCTCGATCAAATTCCCAAGCTCAACCCGATCAATCGCTCCACAGACCTGGATGCCCTCCGTGACAAGTTTGATATGCCTTCGCCTTCCAATCCTAGTGGTCGCTCTGATCTTCCAGGTGTTGATGTGTTTGTATCTACTGCTGATCCTGAAAAAGAGCCACCCCTTGTCACTGCCAATACTATTCTTTCAATTCTTGCCGTTGATTACCCTGTAGAGAAGCTTGCATGTTACGTTTCTGATGATGGAGGTGCCCTTCTTAGTTTCGAGGCCATGGCTGAGGCTGCAAGCTTCGCTGATTTATGGGTTCCATTTTGTCGAAAACATAACATTGAGCCAAGGAATCCTGATACCTACTTCTCATTGAAAGTTGACCCTACAAAGAACAAAAGTAGGCCTGATTTTGTCAAGGATAGAAGGAAAATAAAGAGAGAGTACGATGAGTTCAAAGTGAGGATTAATGGGCTACCAGACTCAATCAGGAGAAGATCTGATGCTTTCAACGCAAGGGAGGAAATGAAGATGTTGAAACATATGAGGGAGAGCGGGACTGACCTCACCGAGCCTTTGAAGGTCACCAAGGCTACATGGATGGCTGACGGCACCCACTGGCCTGGGACTTGGGCAGTTCCTTCCAGTGAACACGCCAAAGGTGACCATTCTGGTATTCTTCAGGTATCAACTAAttcttatatttgaaattttattcatttacttttttcttGTAGCCATGGTCATGATCTTCATCTGGTTATAATTCAGTCTTCCTTCTTAACAGGTAATGTTGAAGCCTCCTAGCAGTGACCCCCTCTTGGGAAGTGCAGATGATGATAAGATCATAGACTTCACGGATGTGGATATTCGCCTACCTTTATTTGTGTATATGTCACGTGAGAAACGACCAGGCTATGATCATAACAAAAAAGCTGGTGCCATGAATGCTCTGGTGCGAGCTTCAGCTATTTTGTCAAATGGTCCTTTCATGCTCAACCTTGATTGTGATCACTACATCAATAACTGCAAAGCCATTCGCGAAGGGATGTGCTTTATGATGGACAAAGGTGGTGAAAACATCTGCTACATTCAGTTTCCACAGAGATTTGAAGGCATTGATCCTTCTGACCGATATGCTAACCATAATACTGTATTCTTTGATGGGAACATGCGTGCCCTTGACGGTGTGCAGGTAGATAGatatatcttttcattttgCTGTCTCTCTAAGGTTTAAAGATCATTAACTGATCTATAAATCTTCACTCTCAGGGTCCTGTGTATGTGGGAACGGGAACCATGTTTAGGCGATTTGCATTGTATGGATTTGACCCACCAAATCCTAACATTACGCCTCAAAATCACTCCACTGAGATGCATGCCTTGAGTCCCACAGACTTCGACTCCACTCTTGATGTGAATCTGCTTCCCAAACGATTTGGAAATTCTACAATGCTGGCTGAATCTATTCCCATTGCTGAGTTTCAAGGCCGACCTCTTGCTGATCATCCTTCTGTCTCCTATGGACGTCCTCCTGGTGCTCTTAGAATCCCCAGGG
Encoded here:
- the LOC123227764 gene encoding cellulose synthase-like protein D4; translated protein: MASKKKDGGSTKDSNQSVKFARRTSSGRYISLSREDLDMSGEMSGDYTNYTVHIPPTPDNQPMDSSVAVKAEEQYVSNSLFTGGFNSVTRAHLMDKVIESEVTHPQMAGAKGSSCSMPACDGKAMKDERGNDIIPCACRFKICRDCYLDAQKENGLCPGCKEPYKVGDYDDDVPDFSNGALPLPAPKGNNMTMTKRNQNGEFDHNRWLFETNGTYGYGNAFWPQDNMYGDGEDDRFRGGIPDNSDKPWKPLSRVLPVPPAILSPYRLLIFIRGVVLTFFLHWRLTHPNPDAIWLWAMSITCEIWFAFSWILDQIPKLNPINRSTDLDALRDKFDMPSPSNPSGRSDLPGVDVFVSTADPEKEPPLVTANTILSILAVDYPVEKLACYVSDDGGALLSFEAMAEAASFADLWVPFCRKHNIEPRNPDTYFSLKVDPTKNKSRPDFVKDRRKIKREYDEFKVRINGLPDSIRRRSDAFNAREEMKMLKHMRESGTDLTEPLKVTKATWMADGTHWPGTWAVPSSEHAKGDHSGILQVMLKPPSSDPLLGSADDDKIIDFTDVDIRLPLFVYMSREKRPGYDHNKKAGAMNALVRASAILSNGPFMLNLDCDHYINNCKAIREGMCFMMDKGGENICYIQFPQRFEGIDPSDRYANHNTVFFDGNMRALDGVQGPVYVGTGTMFRRFALYGFDPPNPNITPQNHSTEMHALSPTDFDSTLDVNLLPKRFGNSTMLAESIPIAEFQGRPLADHPSVSYGRPPGALRIPREPLDATTVAEAVSVISCWYEDKTEWGDRVGWIYGSVTEDVVTGYRMHNRGWHSVYCITKRDAFRGSAPINLTDRLHQVLRWATGSVEIFFSRNNAFLASRKLKFLQRLAYLNVGIYPFTSVFLIVYTFLPALSLLSGHFIVKTLNIAFLVYLLIITFCLIGAALLEVRWAGIGLEEWWRNEQFWLISGTSAHLAAVVQGLLKVMAGIEISFTLTSKAASEDDEDVYAELYLVKWTSLMIPPIVIAMINIIAIVIAFLRQIYSTVPQWSKFIGGAFFSFWVLAHLYPFAKGLMGRRRKTPTIVFVWSGLIAITLSLLWISISPPGSSPAATIGGGGFQFP